The Clostridia bacterium genome window below encodes:
- the ftsW gene encoding putative lipid II flippase FtsW, which translates to MRDRRGLPDLVLLIVALALLGIGIVMVFSASSVTSFYEQGDPYHYLKRQSLWAVIGLAGLLLAMRINYHVWEKTAGVLAVVGVGSLALVLVPGIGKLVAGSRRWLGFGFARFQPSEFAKLFLVMWLAAYLSGPQERVKDFLRGIIVPLSVVGVAALLVFAEPDLGTAITLVGVGGLTVMVAGCNVGHLLGIGSLAVPVIYLLAKSEPYRMRRLTSFMDPWADPLDSGFHIIQSLLALGSGGLVGVGLGLSRQKCFYLPEQHTDFIFAIIGEELGFLGTATVIALYVLFAVRGFRTAMQAPDAFGSVLAAGITVMIALQALMNIAVVTGSMPITGITLPLISAGGSSLLPTLASIGILLNISSHVGQR; encoded by the coding sequence ATGCGTGATCGGCGAGGTCTTCCGGACCTGGTCTTGCTCATAGTCGCACTTGCGCTGCTTGGGATAGGAATAGTCATGGTGTTCAGTGCGAGCTCTGTGACGTCCTTCTATGAACAGGGAGATCCGTATCACTACCTCAAGCGGCAATCCCTGTGGGCGGTGATCGGCCTCGCCGGGCTTCTGCTGGCGATGAGGATCAACTACCATGTATGGGAGAAGACCGCGGGCGTACTCGCTGTCGTAGGTGTGGGCTCATTGGCCTTGGTGCTTGTGCCTGGCATCGGAAAGCTGGTGGCTGGATCAAGGCGGTGGCTCGGTTTTGGCTTCGCGCGATTCCAACCATCCGAGTTCGCCAAACTGTTCTTGGTGATGTGGCTCGCGGCATACCTTTCAGGGCCGCAGGAGCGAGTGAAGGATTTCCTTCGCGGGATCATTGTGCCCCTGTCTGTGGTGGGGGTGGCTGCGCTTCTCGTATTCGCAGAACCTGATCTCGGCACCGCCATTACCTTGGTGGGTGTGGGCGGTCTCACGGTGATGGTGGCGGGATGCAATGTCGGGCATCTCCTAGGCATCGGGTCACTTGCCGTCCCCGTGATCTACCTCCTGGCGAAATCGGAGCCATACCGGATGCGAAGGCTGACATCCTTCATGGACCCGTGGGCAGATCCGCTGGATTCCGGGTTCCACATAATACAGTCGCTTCTCGCCCTTGGGTCGGGAGGGCTGGTAGGCGTGGGGCTGGGGTTATCCCGGCAGAAGTGCTTCTACCTCCCTGAGCAGCACACCGACTTCATCTTCGCCATAATCGGAGAGGAACTCGGTTTCCTTGGCACTGCAACGGTGATTGCCCTGTACGTTCTGTTCGCGGTGAGGGGCTTCCGCACTGCCATGCAGGCGCCTGATGCGTTCGGCTCCGTACTCGCAGCAGGCATTACGGTAATGATTGCACTGCAGGCCCTCATGAACATCGCGGTTGTGACCGGTTCGATGCCCATAACTGGCATCACCCTGCCGCTGATCAGCGCCGGAGGGTCTTCACTCCTGCCTACGCTGGCCAGTATAGGCATACTATTGAACATATCCAGCCATGTAGGGCAGAGATAG
- the mraY gene encoding phospho-N-acetylmuramoyl-pentapeptide-transferase translates to MSEVLMRSAVSGTVALAVSLLIGPPVIGYLRRLKYGQVVRTDGPASHLKKSGTPSMGGVIMLAAVVIGAVSGSRSFNELPWALFITTGCGLIGMADDYVSVVAHRSLGLRARHKLLLQGALGIILGMYAYASPNLGSAVIVPFTHGRLIDLGIWKIPFVALVLISATNGVNLTDGLDGLAGGTVAVASFAYLAVARSIGNAEMAVFAGAVGGACLGFVWWNAYPARVFMGDTGSLALGAALACMAVLTKTEFILVIIGGVYVMETLSDIIQVASFRLTGKRVFRMAPIHHHFELSGVPETQVVVRFWIVAAFFGVLGFMAL, encoded by the coding sequence GTGAGCGAGGTTCTTATGCGTTCCGCAGTATCTGGGACAGTGGCTCTGGCAGTGAGCCTTCTGATCGGGCCGCCGGTAATCGGATATCTGCGAAGGCTCAAGTACGGGCAGGTGGTGAGGACCGATGGACCAGCCTCGCACCTGAAGAAGTCTGGCACTCCTAGCATGGGCGGGGTCATCATGTTGGCAGCCGTGGTCATCGGAGCAGTCTCCGGAAGCCGGTCTTTCAATGAACTCCCGTGGGCTCTGTTCATCACAACGGGATGTGGGCTTATCGGAATGGCCGATGACTACGTATCCGTGGTAGCCCATCGGTCTCTAGGCCTCCGGGCCAGACACAAACTGCTCTTACAGGGCGCGCTAGGCATCATCCTGGGCATGTACGCCTACGCCTCGCCGAACCTCGGGTCGGCGGTTATTGTGCCGTTCACCCACGGTCGCCTCATCGACCTTGGCATTTGGAAGATTCCATTCGTGGCCCTCGTGCTCATCTCGGCCACTAATGGCGTAAACCTCACCGATGGGCTTGACGGACTAGCTGGCGGAACGGTGGCAGTCGCCTCCTTTGCCTACCTTGCGGTGGCCAGGAGCATCGGAAACGCCGAGATGGCGGTGTTCGCAGGCGCAGTTGGCGGGGCGTGTCTGGGGTTCGTCTGGTGGAATGCCTACCCTGCCCGTGTATTCATGGGCGACACCGGCTCCCTCGCCCTAGGGGCTGCCCTCGCTTGCATGGCCGTGCTCACCAAGACGGAGTTCATACTGGTGATCATCGGAGGGGTGTACGTCATGGAGACTCTCTCTGATATCATCCAGGTTGCGTCTTTCAGACTGACGGGGAAGCGCGTGTTCAGGATGGCGCCTATCCATCACCATTTCGAGCTCTCGGGAGTGCCGGAAACCCAGGTGGTGGTGAGATTCTGGATCGTCGCTGCTTTCTTCGGGGTTCTCGGCTTCATGGCTCTGTGA
- the murG gene encoding undecaprenyldiphospho-muramoylpentapeptide beta-N-acetylglucosaminyltransferase, protein MAISDLTSAQRLRFILAGGGTGGHIYPAISIGRELLSRHPGAEILFVGGDRGLERDLVPREGFPFRAIRVSGFRRKLSADTIATAFRAVQGVFQSVAIIRGFRPTAVIGTGGYASGPVGLAAVLLGCPLIIHEQNVVPGVTNRMLSRSAQTVAISWEESRRFLRRPERAVLTGNPIRADVMSASRDEGIRSLGLNPRRKVVLAFGGSQGSETINKAFIAAAAGRELRCDHGVQLVLACGKGKFDTAVRLAGAAELPVIVGPDGIGRSGSGDLILMPYIYNMPQALACADLVVSRSGAITLAELAARGVPAVLVPHPYVPDNVQEKNARAMAARGAARVILDRDLTPESLTAHVVSLISSPSALRQMGDSARAAGIPDATARVADCVERAVGWTCSRKGQKA, encoded by the coding sequence TTGGCTATCAGTGACTTAACCTCCGCCCAGCGCCTGAGGTTCATTCTGGCGGGCGGGGGAACAGGCGGGCACATATATCCGGCGATATCGATAGGGCGCGAACTCCTCTCGAGGCATCCTGGCGCAGAGATTCTCTTCGTTGGAGGAGACCGGGGCCTTGAGAGAGATCTGGTTCCGCGTGAGGGGTTTCCTTTTCGGGCGATCAGGGTATCGGGTTTCCGGAGGAAGCTTTCCGCCGACACCATTGCCACGGCATTTCGAGCAGTTCAGGGCGTGTTCCAGTCGGTTGCTATTATAAGGGGATTCCGCCCAACCGCAGTAATCGGCACAGGAGGCTACGCCTCTGGCCCGGTCGGGCTTGCAGCCGTACTTCTAGGATGCCCCTTGATCATCCACGAACAGAACGTGGTTCCGGGTGTCACCAATCGCATGCTGTCCCGATCCGCGCAGACGGTGGCCATCAGCTGGGAGGAGTCGAGGCGGTTCCTTCGCCGCCCGGAGAGGGCGGTGCTCACAGGCAATCCAATCCGCGCAGATGTCATGAGTGCATCGCGGGATGAAGGGATCCGCTCGTTGGGGCTGAACCCCAGGCGCAAAGTGGTGCTGGCTTTCGGAGGCAGCCAGGGCTCGGAGACGATCAACAAGGCGTTCATCGCGGCTGCCGCCGGGCGCGAACTCAGGTGTGATCACGGTGTTCAGCTCGTCCTGGCATGCGGGAAGGGGAAATTCGATACTGCGGTTCGGTTGGCAGGGGCTGCCGAACTCCCTGTGATCGTTGGGCCCGACGGTATAGGGCGTTCAGGCAGCGGAGATCTTATACTGATGCCATACATTTACAATATGCCCCAGGCCCTGGCCTGCGCCGACCTTGTGGTATCGAGGTCAGGCGCCATTACCCTGGCCGAACTCGCTGCCAGAGGAGTGCCGGCGGTGTTGGTTCCTCACCCATACGTGCCTGACAACGTTCAGGAGAAGAATGCCAGGGCGATGGCAGCCAGGGGCGCAGCAAGGGTGATCCTGGATCGGGATCTCACACCTGAATCCCTGACTGCACATGTGGTGTCGCTCATCTCGTCTCCGTCCGCTCTTCGGCAGATGGGGGATTCGGCACGAGCGGCGGGAATACCGGACGCGACTGCACGGGTGGCGGACTGCGTGGAGCGGGCAGTGGGTTGGACATGCTCTCGGAAAGGGCAAAAGGCATAG